The following coding sequences are from one Granulicella sp. L56 window:
- a CDS encoding glycosyltransferase yields MENINEAGEAGRKLTIAHFMPWSGMGGVEIATLRLTAATRDKFHHVAFCLHDATPLIDAFEKLGIETVIYTPPQPSLRHAHKFYKESLAVARQLRQVGADVVHFSDAKAAIHNSLAAPLARSRRVCHLRVSYPRLSLRERLCLLPIQSFIFVSKEAKQTFAVSLPETKARVVYDAIEVPEDDRTESNADVRRELGIPDGCPLVGVVARVSRQKDYFTLVDSAVEILAKHPNTRFLIVGDNSLVDLNRSHYEEVARKLDELGIANSFIFTGHRTDVPRLIAVMDICVLCTHREGFPLSILETMAMRKPVIATAVGGIPEIIQPGVTGYLHGHGNSKELAAATISLIEDPEKARRFGAAGAEHVRKNFSLQGFINEISKVYSDVMHE; encoded by the coding sequence GTGGAAAATATTAACGAAGCGGGGGAAGCTGGCAGAAAGCTTACTATCGCTCATTTCATGCCCTGGAGCGGTATGGGCGGGGTCGAGATCGCTACACTTCGCTTGACGGCCGCAACGCGGGATAAGTTCCATCACGTTGCATTTTGTTTGCACGACGCTACCCCGTTGATAGACGCATTTGAGAAATTGGGGATCGAGACAGTTATCTACACTCCTCCCCAGCCTAGCTTGAGACATGCTCACAAATTTTACAAAGAGTCTCTTGCCGTGGCACGCCAACTTCGACAAGTCGGAGCGGATGTAGTCCATTTTTCTGACGCAAAGGCAGCAATCCACAATAGTCTCGCTGCTCCATTGGCACGCTCTCGCAGGGTGTGCCATCTCCGAGTTAGCTATCCGCGCTTGAGCTTGCGTGAGAGGCTTTGCCTTTTGCCGATTCAGAGTTTTATTTTCGTATCAAAAGAGGCGAAACAAACCTTTGCTGTCTCTCTTCCTGAGACCAAGGCTCGCGTTGTCTATGACGCGATAGAGGTTCCGGAAGATGATAGGACGGAGAGCAATGCGGACGTTCGACGTGAATTAGGGATCCCAGATGGCTGTCCTCTGGTCGGGGTTGTTGCGCGCGTTTCCCGGCAGAAAGACTACTTCACCTTGGTCGATTCTGCTGTAGAGATTTTAGCGAAGCATCCCAATACGCGGTTCCTGATCGTAGGAGATAATTCCCTTGTCGATCTAAATCGAAGCCACTACGAAGAGGTGGCCAGGAAGCTTGATGAATTAGGAATTGCGAATAGTTTCATCTTTACCGGCCACCGCACCGATGTGCCTCGTCTGATTGCGGTGATGGATATATGTGTTCTGTGCACTCACCGAGAGGGATTTCCATTGAGCATCCTGGAGACAATGGCGATGCGAAAGCCGGTGATAGCGACTGCTGTAGGGGGCATCCCAGAGATTATTCAACCTGGCGTCACTGGATATCTGCACGGGCACGGCAACAGCAAAGAGCTTGCCGCCGCAACAATATCGTTGATCGAAGACCCCGAAAAGGCAAGGCGTTTCGGGGCAGCGGGAGCTGAGCATGTCCGGAAAAACTTCTCGCTTCAGGGCTTTATCAACGAGATTTCGAAGGTCTATTCGGATGTGATGCACGAATAG
- a CDS encoding oligosaccharide flippase family protein — protein sequence MQSRVWQIARSVLSNWFATAATLSVGFFLAPFVVHRLGDVAYGVWVLAVSTVNYLAILDMGMASSVVRFVSKGHATQDHEGASEVLSAVLWVRLQISALLLVLSGVLAAVFPLIFKVPQSLAIDAREAILVIGVTATISMSFGVFSSTLSALNRYDLRSYVTLIQLAVRVIGVVSVLLAGHGIVAIAFCELLSALVGNGLLVYIVRRIYPELTIHLTKPKGEVLRKIWSYSFYAFLDTVAVQLVYQSDNLVVGAFITASAVTFYSIGNSLCRYTSQIVSAMTKTFTPAASMYEAEGNTASLRSLYINGTRATMAVSLPIALTLIIRGGSFIGVWMGPQYSKVSGTVLAILATALLFSLQNVTAASIAFGVGKHKALAKWAIGEAIANLTLSIILARKFGIYGVAIGTLIPSLVVHLILWPRYISQLVGISAFDVAWKVLAPVFLSTVPFAIASYAVDVHFPVHYKTTFFMQTMALLPIFIVTVGLTFRDNVKRQILPRVKSFLGRYRVGSMTS from the coding sequence TTGCAGTCGCGTGTATGGCAGATTGCCAGAAGCGTTCTATCCAACTGGTTTGCGACCGCGGCCACTTTGTCAGTCGGTTTTTTCCTGGCCCCGTTTGTCGTCCATCGGTTGGGGGATGTTGCTTATGGCGTTTGGGTCTTGGCGGTCTCCACCGTCAACTATCTGGCAATCCTTGATATGGGCATGGCCAGTTCAGTGGTACGGTTCGTCTCCAAAGGACACGCCACACAGGACCACGAAGGGGCTTCTGAAGTCCTGTCGGCAGTACTTTGGGTCCGATTACAAATTAGCGCGCTGCTGCTCGTCCTGAGCGGAGTGCTCGCGGCGGTATTCCCGCTGATTTTCAAAGTTCCACAGTCATTAGCAATTGACGCTCGCGAGGCCATACTTGTCATCGGTGTTACCGCGACAATTTCCATGTCGTTCGGGGTGTTTAGTTCTACGCTTTCTGCATTGAATCGGTATGATCTGCGAAGCTATGTGACATTGATCCAGTTAGCTGTCCGTGTGATTGGGGTTGTGTCCGTGCTGCTTGCCGGCCATGGTATTGTTGCCATCGCATTCTGCGAGCTTCTCTCTGCTTTGGTTGGTAACGGCTTGCTGGTATATATCGTCCGCAGAATTTATCCGGAACTTACCATTCACCTGACGAAACCGAAAGGGGAAGTTCTTCGCAAGATCTGGTCGTATAGCTTCTATGCCTTCCTGGATACGGTGGCAGTCCAGTTGGTTTACCAGTCAGACAATCTGGTGGTTGGCGCTTTCATTACGGCGTCTGCGGTCACGTTCTACTCCATCGGCAATTCGTTGTGCCGTTACACGAGCCAGATTGTCAGCGCCATGACCAAAACTTTTACGCCAGCCGCTAGCATGTACGAGGCCGAGGGAAATACAGCTAGCTTGCGGTCGCTCTATATTAATGGCACGCGGGCGACGATGGCCGTCTCTTTGCCGATTGCGCTTACCTTGATCATTCGCGGCGGCAGCTTTATCGGCGTATGGATGGGGCCGCAGTATTCCAAAGTATCAGGAACCGTGTTGGCGATTCTAGCGACAGCGCTTCTGTTTTCTCTTCAGAATGTGACTGCAGCATCAATAGCTTTTGGCGTTGGGAAACATAAGGCGCTTGCCAAGTGGGCGATTGGTGAAGCGATCGCAAACTTGACGCTTAGCATTATTCTGGCGCGCAAGTTTGGAATCTATGGAGTCGCAATCGGAACTCTCATCCCAAGCTTAGTCGTGCATCTTATCCTTTGGCCGCGATACATCTCTCAGCTCGTGGGCATTAGCGCATTTGACGTGGCATGGAAGGTATTGGCTCCTGTTTTTCTGTCGACGGTTCCATTTGCCATTGCCTCCTACGCTGTTGATGTGCATTTTCCCGTGCATTATAAGACCACGTTTTTTATGCAGACCATGGCTCTGTTGCCCATCTTTATCGTCACAGTTGGCCTAACGTTCCGAGATAATGTGAAGCGCCAGATCCTACCCAGGGTCAAATCGTTTTTAGGCAGATACAGGGTAGGCAGTATGACGTCATAG
- a CDS encoding glycosyltransferase, translating into MAKSSIIIVLAILIAQDVLFRWSRKSNPLIVVVKGLRMRVSALVPTFNRSVFLKEALLSLLRQTLPPDEIIVIDDGSTDDTAQVVASFAPAVRYIFKTNGGKSSALNLGLEQTSGELIYILDDDDIAVDDAIERLSEVFRNDPECGFVYGEFDVFKVSDSGVTSWETRAQPPGDKELYLALMHHNRIAVPSIMLVRKSCYERVGPFNEAFVRSQDYEMLLRLVRVFKGKRLNCVLSHVRQHSGMRGSAAVPVAAKDSYKTWRDFDARAISTVYNSYALQEFLPQPVTTFNDEDRFTALLQRCVIVGRKRLWNFAADDLREACALASHSGIHNLTSGQSLILNRLFETSSHALHDLAAAEDFRSALLNIADPKLAHQIRAALTYPLREQIQDALRLRAAKTSIYLIACLLFISPLGESINHLGDRALKKIDQTRSAKLKSHQTAA; encoded by the coding sequence ATGGCAAAAAGTTCGATTATTATCGTCCTTGCAATATTGATCGCTCAAGATGTACTATTTCGGTGGTCGCGTAAAAGCAATCCCCTAATAGTTGTAGTTAAAGGACTTCGTATGCGCGTGAGTGCTCTCGTCCCGACATTCAATCGTAGTGTCTTTCTGAAAGAGGCTCTCTTGAGTCTTTTGAGGCAAACGCTGCCTCCCGACGAGATCATTGTCATCGATGACGGTTCGACGGACGATACCGCTCAGGTCGTTGCATCCTTCGCGCCTGCCGTAAGATACATCTTCAAAACAAATGGTGGAAAGTCCTCGGCTCTCAATCTCGGCTTAGAACAGACGTCCGGTGAATTGATTTACATCCTCGACGATGACGATATTGCTGTCGACGATGCCATTGAACGCCTGTCCGAAGTATTTAGGAATGACCCGGAATGCGGTTTTGTATATGGCGAATTTGATGTCTTTAAAGTGTCTGATTCAGGTGTCACCTCTTGGGAGACCCGCGCTCAGCCACCGGGGGACAAAGAACTTTATCTGGCCTTGATGCATCATAATCGGATCGCGGTCCCAAGCATCATGCTGGTTCGTAAATCATGCTACGAGCGTGTCGGCCCCTTTAATGAAGCCTTTGTAAGGTCCCAGGATTACGAGATGCTTCTCCGCCTGGTCAGGGTATTCAAGGGAAAGCGCTTGAATTGTGTTCTTTCTCACGTACGACAACATAGCGGGATGCGCGGTTCGGCCGCCGTGCCCGTGGCTGCAAAAGACAGCTATAAGACATGGCGAGATTTTGATGCAAGGGCTATTTCCACTGTTTATAACTCCTATGCCTTACAGGAGTTTCTTCCGCAACCTGTCACTACCTTCAACGATGAAGACCGTTTCACTGCACTGTTGCAGAGATGTGTCATCGTCGGGCGCAAAAGACTTTGGAATTTTGCGGCTGACGATTTGCGCGAAGCCTGTGCTCTCGCCTCCCACTCTGGCATACATAACCTGACATCAGGGCAGTCGCTTATCCTGAACAGGCTATTCGAGACATCGAGTCATGCTCTACACGATCTTGCTGCTGCAGAAGACTTCCGGTCGGCACTGCTCAACATAGCCGACCCGAAGTTAGCCCATCAGATCCGCGCAGCTTTAACCTATCCTCTTCGGGAGCAGATACAGGATGCTCTGCGGCTCAGAGCGGCTAAAACTTCCATCTATCTGATTGCGTGTCTCTTATTTATTTCTCCCTTGGGAGAAAGCATTAATCATTTGGGTGATCGGGCATTAAAAAAGATCGACCAAACCCGCTCGGCTAAACTAAAAAGCCACCAAACTGCGGCGTAA
- a CDS encoding glycosyltransferase family 2 protein, with amino-acid sequence MKLLFWFCFALTAYAYFGYIVWLRIYVALHRRPIFQSHVTPAASIIIAARNEEANLPAKLENLRLLDYPQDHLQIVIASDGSTDRTASILREQIPPIVSVILDESNGKAFALNEAVKQATGEILVFLDARQFVETNAVSELISCFADPDVGAVSGELLLEDASGTASSEALGIYWKIEKAVRKLESASGSVVGVTGAIYAIRRELYTEIPAGTLLDDVFVPMHVARLGKRVIFQPSAIARDRLFSAKGKEFSRKVRTLTGNYQLLQLAPWLLSPANPLLFRFISHKLLRLFVPLFLVVMLVTSAFAGGSFYRAIFWLQISFYLLAAVGMLSPSFKRFKPAAISSTFVMLNAAAALAFYNFIAGKNKVWIR; translated from the coding sequence GTGAAGTTGCTTTTTTGGTTCTGCTTTGCCCTCACTGCCTATGCATATTTTGGCTATATCGTCTGGCTTCGGATCTACGTTGCCCTGCACCGACGACCCATCTTTCAAAGCCATGTAACCCCGGCTGCCTCAATTATCATCGCGGCTCGAAACGAGGAGGCCAACCTCCCCGCTAAACTCGAGAACCTTCGCCTTCTGGACTATCCTCAGGACCACCTCCAGATTGTGATTGCCTCTGATGGATCTACAGATCGAACCGCTAGTATCCTGCGCGAGCAAATCCCTCCGATTGTCTCCGTCATTCTTGACGAATCAAACGGAAAAGCGTTTGCACTGAACGAAGCGGTCAAGCAGGCTACCGGAGAAATCCTCGTCTTCTTGGATGCGCGGCAATTTGTCGAAACGAACGCGGTTTCCGAGTTGATCTCCTGCTTCGCCGATCCGGACGTTGGCGCGGTGAGCGGCGAACTGCTGCTCGAAGATGCCTCGGGCACAGCGTCCTCCGAAGCTCTCGGTATCTACTGGAAGATTGAAAAGGCTGTCCGCAAACTCGAATCTGCATCAGGCTCCGTCGTAGGCGTCACCGGGGCGATCTACGCTATCCGTCGCGAACTCTATACCGAGATTCCTGCGGGAACCCTTCTCGACGATGTCTTTGTTCCTATGCATGTGGCTCGACTCGGCAAACGCGTTATCTTCCAGCCATCGGCCATCGCCCGCGACCGCCTCTTTAGCGCGAAAGGCAAGGAGTTTTCCCGCAAAGTCCGCACCCTGACCGGCAACTATCAACTGCTTCAGCTTGCGCCGTGGCTCCTATCCCCAGCCAATCCGCTGCTCTTCCGCTTCATCAGCCATAAACTGCTGAGACTGTTCGTTCCGCTGTTCCTGGTGGTGATGCTGGTTACCTCCGCCTTCGCTGGAGGTTCTTTCTACAGAGCGATTTTCTGGCTCCAGATCAGCTTTTATCTTCTGGCTGCTGTCGGAATGCTGAGCCCTTCATTCAAGAGATTCAAGCCCGCCGCTATCTCCAGCACGTTTGTCATGCTCAATGCGGCCGCGGCGTTGGCGTTCTACAATTTCATCGCAGGCAAGAATAAGGTATGGATCCGCTAA
- a CDS encoding O-antigen ligase, with protein MGLGLAHNIPLIAYLGFWVAALVSLGGRPLWGLYYVLPFLPYRTMRDHFLLYPLGANVITILILAIIVGALLHGKKLPKSKIYITWLVFGLYTYMSMWLGTALGYADAPLWINDANFAVWKDYMLLPLVFVAAGLTIEDRKAVRTVILISAITLMFIDRSALMDSMSRTWATFDEDKRDGGPLGFAGSNGLAAFLAQFSMFFWGFAQFLKRKKARLLCYALVGTTIFATMYTFSRASYIAIVAGALLLGILKDRKIIIVVAVFLFTWQAIVPVAVTERVMMTTNANGQLEASAQERVDLWENAKKAFYNEPLFGMGFATFQFGQHTDNLKDTHNWYIKVLIETGIIGGIIAVVLLFQMLALAYRLWRNAKDPLYQGLGFALFLCISTCMILNCFGDRWTYLEINGLLWALIGAAASATYLTEPESTSKMVAPDATASANPYMAYH; from the coding sequence TTGGGATTAGGACTCGCACATAACATTCCGTTGATCGCCTATCTTGGCTTCTGGGTTGCTGCGCTCGTTTCCTTAGGTGGGCGTCCCCTCTGGGGCCTATATTACGTTCTTCCATTCCTGCCGTATCGGACCATGCGGGACCATTTCTTGCTCTACCCACTGGGCGCCAATGTCATCACCATCCTTATTCTGGCCATTATTGTAGGAGCCCTGCTCCATGGCAAAAAGCTTCCAAAATCGAAGATCTACATCACATGGCTGGTCTTCGGCCTCTACACGTATATGTCCATGTGGCTGGGAACTGCACTTGGTTATGCCGATGCACCGCTTTGGATCAACGATGCCAATTTCGCAGTATGGAAAGACTATATGCTCCTGCCGCTGGTCTTCGTAGCGGCTGGCCTGACCATAGAAGATCGTAAAGCGGTAAGAACAGTCATTCTCATCTCGGCCATCACTTTGATGTTCATTGATCGAAGTGCACTCATGGACAGCATGTCCAGAACATGGGCCACTTTTGACGAAGACAAACGCGACGGCGGCCCCCTCGGCTTCGCCGGCTCAAATGGCCTTGCAGCCTTTCTGGCCCAGTTTTCCATGTTTTTCTGGGGCTTTGCCCAATTTCTCAAGCGAAAGAAAGCCAGATTGCTCTGCTATGCCTTGGTGGGAACTACGATCTTTGCCACAATGTATACCTTTTCCCGTGCGTCCTATATTGCAATCGTGGCCGGGGCTCTCCTGCTTGGCATATTGAAAGATCGAAAGATCATCATCGTCGTCGCGGTCTTTCTGTTCACATGGCAAGCTATCGTACCCGTAGCCGTGACCGAGCGGGTCATGATGACCACAAACGCCAATGGCCAGCTTGAGGCGTCCGCCCAGGAGCGCGTCGATCTTTGGGAAAATGCGAAAAAGGCCTTCTACAATGAACCGCTCTTTGGAATGGGTTTTGCCACCTTTCAATTCGGACAACATACAGACAACCTGAAAGATACTCACAATTGGTACATCAAGGTCCTCATCGAGACCGGGATTATTGGCGGCATCATCGCGGTAGTCCTTCTCTTCCAAATGCTCGCCCTCGCGTATCGCCTCTGGAGAAATGCTAAAGACCCGCTCTATCAAGGACTCGGATTTGCCCTGTTTCTCTGCATCAGCACCTGCATGATTCTTAATTGTTTCGGCGATCGGTGGACCTATCTTGAAATCAATGGGCTGTTATGGGCGCTGATAGGGGCTGCGGCGTCCGCGACCTATCTCACAGAGCCCGAATCAACATCGAAGATGGTTGCTCCCGATGCGACCGCTTCCGCCAACCCCTATATGGCCTATCACTAG
- a CDS encoding glycosyltransferase family 4 protein produces MITSLHRISNLSQSEDAGLPHVLLVVDQFSRNLGGGERIALKLAALLPHYGYRASILTFSADPATTAFEAAPCPVYLLPLQRTYDLRAFKGALALRRFLKQQKIQIVQTFFESSDIWGGFVTKFLSKAKLIWSRRDMGILRTPKHEVAYRLMAGLPDAVFAVSELVRQHCIEVDRINPDRVQTIYNGLDLADWEASLQSAPLRDKLLVTTVGNIRHVKGHDVFIKAAAVIAPRFPDIYFSIAGGVLDPAYFEELQALVHDLNLGDRFHFAGSITDLREHLSGADIFVLPSRSEGFSNAIVEAMAASLPVVATNVGGNAEAVQHGVSGFIVPAEDPDALAAAITQLLADPVKAKGMGIAGRQRVAEKFTTEAMMLQTTATYRKLLTQR; encoded by the coding sequence ATGATTACTTCTCTGCACCGGATATCGAATCTCTCCCAAAGCGAAGATGCCGGGCTGCCTCATGTTCTGCTTGTCGTCGATCAATTTTCCAGGAATCTTGGCGGTGGCGAACGAATCGCACTCAAGCTCGCCGCTTTGCTTCCGCACTATGGATACCGGGCCTCCATTTTGACGTTTTCTGCTGATCCGGCAACGACTGCATTTGAAGCTGCTCCGTGCCCTGTCTATCTTCTTCCTCTGCAACGCACCTACGATCTAAGAGCATTCAAAGGCGCTCTTGCCCTACGGCGCTTTCTCAAGCAGCAAAAAATACAGATCGTCCAAACTTTTTTTGAGAGTTCCGACATATGGGGTGGATTTGTAACCAAATTTCTGTCAAAGGCGAAGCTGATCTGGAGCCGCAGGGATATGGGGATACTGCGGACCCCAAAACACGAAGTCGCTTATCGCCTTATGGCGGGCCTCCCCGACGCTGTCTTCGCAGTCTCCGAGCTTGTCCGCCAACACTGCATTGAAGTCGACCGCATCAATCCTGATCGCGTCCAAACCATCTATAACGGCCTCGACCTCGCGGATTGGGAAGCATCGTTGCAATCGGCGCCTCTGCGAGACAAGCTTCTGGTCACAACTGTCGGCAACATCCGCCACGTCAAGGGCCACGATGTCTTTATCAAAGCTGCTGCAGTGATCGCTCCCCGGTTCCCCGACATCTACTTCAGCATTGCCGGCGGAGTTCTCGATCCGGCTTACTTTGAGGAGCTTCAAGCCCTCGTCCACGACCTGAATCTTGGCGACCGCTTTCACTTCGCAGGAAGTATCACCGATCTTCGGGAGCACCTCTCCGGAGCCGACATCTTTGTCCTGCCCTCACGCAGCGAGGGCTTCTCCAATGCCATCGTCGAGGCCATGGCTGCATCTCTTCCCGTGGTCGCTACCAACGTCGGCGGCAATGCCGAAGCCGTGCAGCACGGTGTTAGCGGCTTCATCGTGCCAGCAGAAGATCCTGACGCTCTCGCCGCGGCCATCACGCAGCTTCTTGCCGACCCAGTCAAAGCAAAAGGCATGGGCATAGCTGGAAGACAGAGAGTTGCGGAAAAATTCACGACCGAAGCCATGATGTTGCAGACGACTGCAACCTACAGAAAGCTGCTCACCCAACGGTAG
- a CDS encoding nucleotide sugar dehydrogenase: MLTKSPVVLPQIAQERFDRLKSRTAKIGVIGLGYVGLPLSLLFAEAGFKVTGFDIDEKKVTDLEAGRSYIFRIPANEIQSARSHGFTATTNFSQLSDMDAILMCVPTPLTEHREPDLSYVENTAKAAAPWVREGQLVVLESTTYPGTTEELMIPVLEAGNTKGLKVQSEGSAAEHGVFYVAFSPEREDPGNDTVARRDIPKVVGGHEEIATTLAATLYEGIFTRAVQVSSTRVAEMTKLLENIYRCVNIALVNELKLLSLKMGVDIWEVIDAAATKPFGFHPFYPGPGLGGHCIPIDPFYLSWKAKEYDFNTRFIELAGEVNEAMPAHVVNAVGKALNQQKKAVNGAKILMLGMAYKKNIDDLRESPSLTIIELLREEGAEVLYNDPYFPTVGRGRHYNLNMTCTPLDNLEQYDCVLIVTDHSDYNYEEIVSQSKLVVDSRNATKGIRSPKVVRC, from the coding sequence ATGTTGACCAAGAGCCCCGTTGTTCTTCCTCAGATTGCCCAGGAACGCTTTGATCGCTTGAAGAGCCGCACCGCCAAAATTGGAGTCATTGGGCTCGGCTATGTTGGCCTACCACTTTCGCTGCTGTTTGCCGAGGCTGGATTTAAGGTCACGGGCTTCGACATCGATGAAAAGAAGGTGACGGACCTTGAAGCCGGTCGCTCGTACATCTTCCGCATCCCGGCCAATGAGATTCAAAGCGCGCGTTCGCATGGGTTCACGGCAACTACGAATTTTTCTCAACTGTCGGATATGGATGCCATCCTCATGTGCGTTCCTACGCCACTGACAGAGCATCGCGAGCCGGACCTGAGCTACGTTGAAAATACGGCCAAGGCTGCTGCCCCGTGGGTCCGCGAAGGACAGCTTGTTGTGCTTGAGAGCACAACCTATCCCGGGACGACGGAAGAGTTGATGATTCCGGTTCTTGAGGCTGGCAACACTAAGGGATTGAAGGTCCAGAGCGAAGGGTCGGCGGCAGAACATGGCGTCTTCTATGTGGCTTTTTCGCCGGAGCGCGAAGATCCGGGCAACGATACTGTGGCGCGGCGCGACATTCCCAAGGTGGTCGGCGGCCACGAAGAGATTGCCACAACACTGGCCGCGACTTTGTATGAGGGCATCTTTACGCGGGCAGTGCAGGTCTCGTCGACGCGCGTGGCCGAGATGACGAAGCTATTGGAGAACATCTATCGCTGCGTGAATATTGCGTTGGTGAATGAATTAAAGCTGCTTTCGCTCAAGATGGGTGTGGACATCTGGGAGGTGATCGATGCTGCGGCGACGAAGCCTTTCGGCTTTCACCCCTTCTATCCAGGACCCGGCCTTGGCGGCCATTGCATTCCGATCGACCCGTTCTATTTGAGCTGGAAGGCCAAGGAATATGACTTCAATACGCGATTCATCGAGTTGGCCGGAGAGGTCAACGAGGCAATGCCCGCGCATGTGGTCAACGCAGTGGGCAAGGCTCTGAATCAGCAGAAGAAGGCTGTCAACGGCGCGAAGATTTTGATGTTGGGGATGGCTTACAAGAAGAATATCGACGATCTTCGCGAGTCTCCATCGCTAACGATTATCGAGTTGCTGCGCGAGGAGGGAGCTGAGGTGCTCTATAACGATCCCTACTTCCCGACCGTAGGCAGAGGGCGGCACTACAACCTCAATATGACCTGCACGCCGCTCGACAATCTGGAGCAATACGACTGCGTTCTGATCGTGACGGACCACTCCGATTACAACTATGAGGAGATTGTCAGCCAGTCTAAGCTCGTAGTAGATTCGCGCAATGCTACGAAGGGGATTCGTTCTCCCAAGGTCGTTCGTTGCTAG
- a CDS encoding SDR family oxidoreductase, which produces MARYLITGIAGFIGSTLAHALVDQGHEVRGIDNLSTGNLENLADIKHQISFQETDLQDVAGVKSACEGIDFILHQGALASVPRSVKDPVSSHESNINGTLNLLVAAKDARVRRIVYAASSSAYGDQPTQPKQEDMLPRPLSPYAVQKLTCEYYIQSFYRAYGLEGVCLRYFNIFGPRQAADSPYSGVIAQFTYKMMAGQAPTIFGDGLTSRDFNYVDNAVSANLLACTAPSEVATGRVFNIGTGKSHTLNEVYATIAEHLGFTAKPIYGPPREGDIQHSLADISRATAELGYSPKAHFHEGLKKTVAWYLEEKQKNEAPALKG; this is translated from the coding sequence ATGGCCCGTTATTTGATTACAGGAATTGCAGGTTTTATTGGTTCAACCCTGGCCCACGCCCTTGTCGACCAAGGACACGAGGTTCGCGGCATCGACAACCTCTCAACAGGAAACCTCGAAAACCTGGCCGACATAAAGCATCAGATCTCCTTTCAAGAGACGGACCTGCAGGATGTTGCCGGCGTGAAATCCGCCTGCGAAGGCATTGATTTTATTCTTCATCAGGGCGCGCTCGCCTCGGTGCCCCGTTCGGTCAAAGATCCAGTCTCTTCGCACGAATCCAACATCAACGGAACGCTCAATCTTCTGGTTGCTGCCAAAGATGCCCGGGTGCGCCGCATCGTCTACGCGGCATCGTCCTCAGCCTATGGCGACCAGCCCACGCAGCCCAAGCAGGAAGACATGCTGCCTCGTCCGCTGTCTCCGTACGCCGTCCAGAAGCTGACCTGCGAGTACTACATCCAGTCCTTCTACCGCGCCTATGGGCTCGAAGGCGTCTGCCTGCGCTACTTCAATATCTTCGGACCGCGCCAGGCCGCCGACTCGCCTTACTCCGGCGTCATCGCGCAGTTCACCTACAAGATGATGGCCGGGCAGGCCCCGACCATCTTCGGGGATGGGCTCACCAGCCGCGACTTCAACTACGTCGACAACGCCGTCAGCGCCAACCTGCTGGCCTGCACTGCACCCAGCGAAGTCGCCACCGGAAGGGTCTTCAACATCGGCACCGGCAAGAGCCACACCCTCAACGAGGTCTACGCCACCATCGCCGAACATCTCGGCTTTACCGCCAAACCCATCTACGGCCCACCCCGCGAAGGCGACATCCAGCACTCGCTGGCGGATATCAGCCGTGCCACCGCTGAGTTGGGCTATAGCCCCAAGGCTCACTTTCACGAGGGCCTGAAGAAGACCGTGGCTTGGTATCTGGAAGAGAAACAGAAGAACGAAGCCCCTGCCCTCAAAGGCTAG
- a CDS encoding PEP-CTERM sorting domain-containing protein encodes MKFLKFSALGAVLILTTAFASADTLQLGSYGQNTNGITVTGNANSALQIAGGSTYNIGDGGVWTAAVGSGSNLSSWVSQDPGNYPGGGNVEANGTYTFTSTFTLGNSSYAGSIWVLADDTTDVYLNGNLVQDFAGGANSTCQTLQPNCISPLLVTLPSGDFLTGLNTLTFDVHQTNGSAEGVDFSGSISSVPEPNSLILLGTGLIGSAGALMRKMRS; translated from the coding sequence ATGAAGTTTTTGAAATTTTCTGCTTTGGGGGCGGTGCTCATACTTACTACCGCCTTCGCGTCGGCTGACACCCTTCAACTGGGAAGTTATGGCCAAAATACAAACGGCATTACTGTGACTGGAAACGCAAACAGCGCGTTGCAGATTGCGGGCGGCAGTACATACAACATTGGTGATGGAGGGGTGTGGACGGCTGCCGTAGGCAGTGGATCTAACCTTTCAAGCTGGGTTTCCCAGGATCCGGGAAATTATCCCGGTGGCGGCAACGTTGAAGCAAACGGAACCTACACCTTCACTTCGACGTTCACTCTAGGGAATAGCTCATACGCCGGTTCGATTTGGGTATTGGCCGACGATACAACCGATGTCTATCTTAACGGCAATCTGGTTCAGGATTTTGCTGGCGGAGCGAACTCCACCTGCCAAACCTTGCAGCCGAATTGCATTTCACCTCTTCTGGTCACACTTCCCAGCGGAGACTTTCTGACTGGCTTGAATACCTTGACGTTTGACGTTCACCAGACCAATGGGAGCGCCGAAGGAGTGGATTTTAGTGGTTCAATTTCGAGCGTTCCGGAGCCAAACTCGCTGATTCTTCTTGGAACCGGCCTGATCGGTTCTGCCGGAGCCTTGATGCGCAAGATGCGTTCGTAA